One segment of Spiroplasma cantharicola DNA contains the following:
- a CDS encoding TIGR04561 family membrane protein has translation MKTLLLSKTNFKVLDFSLPLWVVLLVFTIIASISLTIYFLILFRKNRKFYFEKEQVSADEFKRLEKFEIQRNNFELEIAKIRKIQRDRIKK, from the coding sequence ATGAAAACACTATTATTAAGTAAAACAAATTTTAAAGTATTAGACTTTAGTCTTCCTTTATGAGTTGTATTGCTAGTTTTTACAATAATTGCATCTATTTCTTTAACTATATATTTTTTGATACTTTTTAGAAAAAATAGAAAATTTTATTTTGAAAAAGAACAGGTATCAGCAGATGAATTTAAAAGACTTGAAAAATTTGAAATTCAAAGAAATAATTTTGAGCTAGAAATAGCAAAAATTAGAAAAATTCAAAGAGATAGAATAAAAAAATAA
- a CDS encoding MSC_0882 family membrane protein, with the protein MSGLINPIKNEELNDNQNQQTVGTFALNSNPQNNPNYFNETAIYQKNLIENKNSGYIRPRQLNFDNSYQQNKMPEYKRSEIRDPNEKVYFQNNQRDFMQYQQPRYQPSQIQSYVNYQNQYNNNLKQERLDFENMSRINYGNYRDENQYNRMVYPPNNQINNIQRNEIYSNKPLYENYHMPNNNMQYGYNDFSNNNQFYNPNPNFGYNPEVDYAPVSSNNYNPYEHNSYGQRMKNANIIPKEIAREIRSEKLRIFLIFLIGVVGIITSSIMLAIYYKAGEAGTYMGVERAKVMYPFFSITLLIVASGFFITSLTDFAFIYSNVKKYEKDLLFGKELVPYFITRNYRSLISRGVFLNWVAFCIYIFGAISLGIMYGLQSKFLNGGKIYFFFWEVKLKSLDSEIKTNIVILFITLIVHVLNIVTTRTRKNNLIGYYGYEIIPQHEIKEIRKRANKICMIIFFTSMAIILFLIVIPWLIIRKKRGLSLTPWGAIK; encoded by the coding sequence ATGAGTGGATTAATAAATCCAATTAAAAATGAAGAATTAAATGATAATCAAAACCAACAAACAGTTGGAACTTTTGCGTTGAATTCAAATCCTCAAAATAACCCTAATTATTTTAATGAAACAGCTATTTATCAAAAAAATTTAATTGAAAATAAAAACTCTGGTTATATAAGACCAAGACAATTAAATTTTGATAATAGTTATCAACAAAATAAAATGCCAGAATATAAAAGAAGCGAAATTAGAGATCCCAATGAAAAAGTTTATTTTCAAAATAATCAAAGGGATTTTATGCAATATCAACAACCACGATATCAACCATCTCAAATACAATCTTATGTAAATTATCAAAATCAATATAATAATAATCTAAAACAAGAACGTTTAGATTTTGAAAATATGTCAAGAATTAACTATGGAAATTATAGAGATGAAAATCAATATAACAGAATGGTTTATCCACCAAATAATCAAATTAATAATATTCAAAGAAATGAAATTTATAGTAATAAACCTCTATATGAAAATTATCATATGCCAAATAATAATATGCAATATGGCTATAATGATTTTTCAAATAATAATCAATTTTATAATCCAAATCCAAATTTTGGATATAATCCAGAAGTTGATTATGCACCTGTAAGTTCAAACAACTATAATCCATATGAACATAATTCATATGGACAAAGAATGAAAAATGCAAATATTATTCCTAAAGAAATTGCAAGAGAAATAAGAAGTGAAAAATTAAGAATATTTTTAATATTCTTAATAGGAGTTGTTGGAATAATTACAAGTTCAATTATGTTAGCAATATATTATAAAGCTGGTGAAGCAGGAACTTACATGGGTGTTGAGAGAGCAAAAGTTATGTATCCATTTTTCTCAATTACTTTATTAATTGTGGCTTCAGGATTTTTTATAACAAGTTTAACTGATTTTGCTTTTATTTACTCAAATGTGAAAAAATATGAAAAGGACCTTTTATTTGGCAAGGAACTCGTACCTTATTTCATAACAAGAAATTATAGAAGTTTAATTTCAAGAGGAGTCTTTTTAAACTGAGTCGCCTTTTGTATTTACATCTTTGGAGCAATTTCATTGGGAATAATGTATGGTTTACAAAGTAAATTTTTAAATGGGGGAAAAATTTATTTCTTCTTTTGAGAAGTAAAATTAAAATCATTAGATTCAGAAATTAAAACAAATATTGTTATTTTATTTATTACTTTAATAGTTCATGTATTAAACATTGTAACAACTAGAACAAGAAAAAATAATTTAATTGGATATTATGGTTATGAAATAATACCACAACATGAAATCAAAGAAATTAGAAAAAGAGCAAATAAAATTTGTATGATAATATTCTTTACTTCAATGGCAATTATTTTATTCTTAATTGTTATACCTTGATTAATTATTAGAAAAAAAAGAGGTCTTTCATTAACACCATGAGGAGCAATAAAATAA
- the hemW gene encoding radical SAM family heme chaperone HemW: MRSNKIIDRKINSLYVHIPFCEHICFYCDFVKVKKPQDPQVIEKYLDKIELELESYKNRLDDVQSIYIGGGTPSCLNEEQTTRMCTILSKYTNKENFEYSIELNPESVTIEKLNIYKKFNINRISMGIQTFDNELLKKIGRIHDNSLAIKAYKLIKKAGFKNVSIDLMYNLYDQTKKNIATDLEYLKDLKPDHISWYSLIMKEKSVWGRKNMKVPENDELFDELVNQGLKDLGYIRYEISNYALGKDNKSLHNISYWNNSTFAGVGIGATGFEQIEGKYYLTKNEGNILNYKKEFELLSQEDYFFQIIMMGLRMVEGIDISLEKNKDIIDFYQEKIQEKIKQNLLEIVNNNLRCTERGFNILNEILIDFL, encoded by the coding sequence ATGAGGAGCAATAAAATAATTGACAGAAAAATTAATAGTTTGTATGTTCACATTCCATTTTGTGAACATATTTGCTTTTATTGTGATTTTGTAAAAGTTAAAAAACCCCAAGATCCCCAAGTAATTGAAAAGTATTTAGATAAAATTGAATTAGAGTTAGAATCATATAAAAATAGACTAGATGATGTTCAAAGTATTTATATTGGTGGGGGAACACCTAGTTGCTTAAATGAAGAACAAACAACAAGAATGTGTACAATTCTTTCAAAATATACTAACAAAGAAAATTTTGAATATTCAATAGAACTAAATCCTGAATCAGTTACAATAGAAAAATTAAATATTTATAAAAAATTTAACATTAATCGAATCAGTATGGGAATTCAAACATTTGATAATGAACTTCTAAAAAAAATTGGAAGAATTCATGATAACTCGTTGGCAATAAAAGCTTATAAATTAATTAAAAAAGCAGGCTTTAAAAATGTCAGTATTGATTTAATGTATAATTTATATGATCAAACTAAAAAAAATATAGCAACAGATTTGGAGTATCTTAAAGATTTGAAACCAGATCATATTTCTTGGTATTCTTTAATAATGAAAGAAAAATCAGTTTGAGGAAGAAAAAATATGAAAGTGCCTGAAAATGATGAACTTTTTGATGAATTAGTTAATCAAGGTCTTAAAGATTTGGGCTACATTAGATATGAAATTTCGAATTATGCTTTAGGCAAAGATAATAAATCACTTCATAATATTAGTTATTGAAATAATTCTACTTTTGCTGGAGTAGGTATTGGAGCTACAGGTTTTGAACAAATTGAAGGTAAGTATTATTTAACTAAAAATGAAGGTAATATTTTAAACTATAAAAAAGAATTTGAATTACTTTCTCAAGAAGATTACTTTTTTCAAATTATAATGATGGGCTTAAGAATGGTAGAGGGAATTGATATTTCCTTAGAAAAAAACAAAGATATAATTGATTTTTATCAAGAAAAAATCCAAGAAAAAATTAAACAAAATTTATTAGAAATAGTTAATAACAATCTTAGATGTACGGAAAGGGGATTTAATATCTTGAATGAGATATTAATTGATTTTTTATAA
- a CDS encoding isochorismatase family protein, producing MKKALIVVDYQYDFAHPLGKLYVPQGELIKKEIENKIIEYKNNGDYVIFSGDFHPQKHVSFKQWPEHCVVGSKGAEFFVDSSNVDLIIKKGTKLEYDSYSAFYISKDTKNREELNVESQLDSWLKNKKIEDLEICGLALDVCVQATYDDAIKKGYKSVINYNLCKKIK from the coding sequence ATGAAAAAAGCTTTAATTGTAGTTGATTATCAATATGATTTTGCCCATCCATTGGGAAAACTTTATGTTCCTCAAGGAGAGTTAATTAAAAAAGAGATTGAAAATAAAATCATAGAATATAAAAATAATGGAGATTATGTTATTTTTTCAGGGGACTTTCATCCACAAAAACATGTTTCATTTAAACAATGACCAGAACATTGTGTTGTTGGTTCAAAAGGTGCAGAATTTTTTGTTGATTCATCAAATGTTGATTTAATAATAAAAAAAGGAACTAAACTAGAATATGATAGCTATTCTGCTTTTTATATTTCTAAAGATACAAAAAATAGAGAAGAATTAAATGTAGAATCACAATTAGATTCTTGATTAAAAAATAAAAAAATTGAAGATTTAGAGATTTGTGGTTTAGCATTAGATGTTTGCGTTCAAGCAACATATGATGATGCTATTAAAAAAGGATATAAATCTGTAATAAATTATAATCTTTGTAAAAAAATAAAATAA
- a CDS encoding ATP-dependent Clp protease ATP-binding subunit — translation MDFTQKPDPLNDPEILNKYTRDLTKDAKEGKIDPIIGRDDEIMRVIRILSRKTKNNPVLIGEPGVGKTAIAEGLAQRINKGDVPSVLKDKKILELDMGSVMAGASFLGDYEARIKGIVNAIQKENGQIILFIDELHLIVGAGKTGNGGGMDVSNLLKPSLARGGIKVIGATTLKEYREYIEKDAALERRFQKVIVSEPTIEETISILRGLKERFETYHGVRIHDNALVAAAQLSDRYISDRFLPDKAIDLVDEASATIKTELASVPTELYQIDRKVMQLEIEKAALSKEQDDKSKERLQQAEKELKKLKVIQADFNNKWNSEKKSLEKINQFRSTIDSLKIELEQVQAQANYQRAGEIQYSLLPALEKQLSSALDNNKEKLISEEVSETEIASIVSKWTGIEMENLIESEKQKLLGLSTALKKMVRGQNQALDLVSDAIIRSRSGIKDPNKPIGSFLFLGPTGVGKTEVAKSLAKNLFGSEKKMLRFDMSEYMEKHSVSKLLGSPPGYVGYEEGGKLTEAVRRAPYSILLFDEVEKAHPDVFNIFLQILDDGRVTDSLGKTIDFKNTIIIMTSNIGSEYLISTPPELIDQDILTENLRKFFRPEFLNRIDNIVNFNALSKDVIKEIIIKTLDELKERVLLTNEYIINFTDSSIKKVLEEGYDQQYGARPIKRYIERNIETLIARAIVSGEIEPKRNYVIDVNNNNFVLSTSNKLN, via the coding sequence ATGGATTTTACACAAAAACCAGATCCTTTAAATGATCCAGAAATCCTAAATAAATATACAAGGGATTTAACAAAGGATGCTAAAGAGGGAAAAATAGATCCAATCATTGGTAGAGATGATGAGATTATGCGAGTAATTAGAATCTTAAGTAGAAAAACCAAAAACAACCCGGTTTTAATTGGAGAACCTGGTGTTGGTAAAACAGCTATTGCAGAAGGTTTAGCTCAACGTATAAATAAAGGTGATGTTCCAAGTGTTTTGAAAGATAAAAAAATTCTAGAACTAGATATGGGAAGTGTCATGGCTGGTGCTAGTTTTTTAGGAGATTATGAAGCAAGAATTAAGGGAATTGTAAATGCAATTCAAAAAGAAAATGGTCAAATAATATTATTTATTGATGAACTACACTTAATTGTAGGAGCAGGAAAAACTGGAAATGGTGGAGGAATGGATGTATCCAATTTACTAAAACCATCTCTTGCAAGAGGTGGTATAAAAGTAATTGGAGCCACAACTTTAAAAGAATATCGAGAGTACATTGAAAAAGATGCAGCATTAGAAAGAAGATTTCAAAAGGTGATTGTAAGTGAACCTACTATTGAAGAAACAATTTCAATTTTAAGGGGCCTAAAAGAACGTTTTGAAACATATCATGGAGTAAGAATCCATGATAATGCTTTAGTAGCAGCAGCACAATTAAGTGATCGATATATTTCAGATAGATTTTTACCAGATAAAGCAATTGATTTAGTAGATGAAGCTAGTGCAACAATTAAAACAGAATTAGCTTCAGTTCCTACAGAACTATATCAAATTGATAGAAAAGTTATGCAATTAGAAATTGAAAAAGCAGCTCTTTCTAAAGAACAAGATGATAAGTCAAAAGAGAGATTACAACAAGCTGAAAAAGAACTTAAAAAATTAAAAGTTATACAAGCTGATTTCAATAATAAATGAAATTCTGAAAAAAAATCATTAGAAAAAATTAATCAATTTAGATCCACAATTGATAGTTTAAAAATAGAATTAGAACAAGTTCAAGCACAAGCTAATTATCAAAGAGCTGGAGAAATTCAATATTCATTATTACCTGCATTGGAAAAACAATTAAGTTCAGCTTTAGATAATAATAAGGAAAAATTGATATCTGAAGAAGTAAGTGAAACAGAAATTGCTTCAATTGTTTCTAAATGAACTGGAATTGAGATGGAAAACCTAATTGAAAGTGAAAAGCAAAAGCTTTTAGGTTTAAGTACAGCACTTAAAAAAATGGTGAGGGGTCAAAATCAAGCACTTGATTTAGTCTCTGATGCAATTATTAGAAGTAGAAGTGGAATTAAAGATCCTAATAAACCAATAGGAAGTTTCCTATTCTTAGGTCCAACTGGTGTTGGTAAAACTGAGGTTGCAAAATCACTTGCAAAAAATTTATTTGGAAGTGAAAAGAAAATGTTACGTTTTGATATGTCAGAATACATGGAAAAACATTCAGTATCTAAATTATTAGGTTCTCCTCCAGGTTATGTTGGTTATGAAGAAGGAGGTAAACTTACTGAAGCTGTTAGAAGAGCTCCATATTCAATATTATTATTTGATGAAGTAGAAAAAGCTCATCCGGATGTATTTAATATATTTTTACAAATTTTAGATGATGGTAGAGTTACTGATTCACTTGGTAAAACGATAGATTTTAAAAATACAATAATAATTATGACTTCAAACATTGGTTCTGAATATTTAATTTCAACACCACCTGAATTAATTGATCAAGATATTCTAACTGAAAATTTAAGAAAATTCTTTAGACCTGAATTTTTAAATAGAATTGATAACATTGTTAACTTTAATGCTTTATCAAAAGATGTGATTAAAGAAATTATTATAAAAACTTTGGATGAATTAAAGGAAAGAGTTTTATTAACAAATGAATACATAATAAACTTCACAGATTCATCAATTAAAAAAGTTTTAGAAGAAGGTTATGATCAACAATATGGTGCTCGTCCAATTAAAAGATATATCGAAAGAAATATTGAAACTTTAATTGCAAGAGCTATAGTTTCAGGGGAAATAGAACCAAAGAGAAATTATGTAATTGATGTTAATAATAACAATTTTGTACTATCAACTTCAAATAAATTAAATTAG
- the hrcA gene encoding heat-inducible transcriptional repressor HrcA, translated as MLTKRQNLILKSIIEEYIKTALPVGSKRIQEVLTMEVSSATIRNESAFLEEQGFLEKAHTSSGKVPSTKGYRYYVDNLMESNNIEDIKVQINEIFKKRGATIDEILEKTSSILSEMTKLATVVATSEINGELLLSKIELIPISSKSAVVIFVLSNGAIENKNISLDSISLEELRLSIDLFNERLINSKISEIETKSQAMIPVLRQQVKKYEFVLQTLIGALIHTDSNKSRTSGVKYLLENPEFNDAKKIKDIIQFIENASPFVWFNYQSKTNKTTVAIGLETGNQNDDIAVIGTNFPTKGGGKGALALVGPKRIEYDKVSKLLEWISNKIEEKFLLEGE; from the coding sequence TTGTTAACAAAACGTCAAAATTTAATTTTGAAATCTATTATTGAAGAATATATTAAAACTGCATTACCAGTTGGTTCTAAAAGAATTCAAGAGGTTTTAACAATGGAAGTATCTTCAGCAACAATTAGAAATGAATCAGCATTTTTAGAAGAACAAGGCTTTTTAGAAAAAGCACATACGTCTTCAGGAAAAGTTCCTTCAACAAAGGGTTATCGATATTATGTTGATAACCTTATGGAATCAAATAATATTGAAGATATCAAAGTTCAAATCAATGAAATTTTTAAAAAAAGAGGAGCGACTATTGATGAAATTTTAGAAAAAACTTCATCAATATTAAGTGAGATGACAAAGTTAGCAACAGTTGTTGCTACTTCAGAAATTAATGGAGAGTTGCTTTTATCAAAAATTGAGTTAATACCAATTTCAAGTAAGTCAGCAGTAGTTATATTTGTTCTTTCAAACGGAGCAATTGAAAATAAAAATATAAGTCTTGATTCAATAAGTTTAGAAGAATTAAGATTATCAATTGATTTATTTAATGAGAGATTAATAAACTCAAAAATTTCAGAAATTGAAACTAAATCTCAGGCGATGATTCCTGTTTTAAGACAACAAGTTAAAAAGTATGAATTTGTCTTACAAACTTTAATTGGTGCGTTGATTCATACCGACTCAAATAAATCAAGAACAAGTGGTGTCAAATATTTATTAGAAAATCCAGAGTTTAATGATGCAAAAAAAATAAAAGATATTATTCAATTTATTGAAAATGCTTCTCCTTTTGTTTGATTTAATTATCAAAGTAAAACAAACAAAACCACTGTTGCTATTGGTTTAGAAACAGGTAATCAAAATGATGATATTGCAGTTATTGGAACAAACTTCCCCACAAAAGGTGGGGGCAAAGGTGCTTTAGCTCTAGTTGGGCCTAAAAGAATTGAATATGATAAAGTATCAAAACTTTTAGAATGAATAAGCAATAAAATCGAAGAAAAATTTTTGTTGGAAGGAGAATAA
- a CDS encoding nucleotide exchange factor GrpE: MEKEKMKSILDLFENIKKELKIDSKENKDQKNNKDHKEQKNPHENKDSKENKDKNHDKENKVEELTNIEKLELEFVALNEQIAKLEEARLIAVADNQNTVRRFQNESALVRKYGGEKLASELIPAIDMFRGVLKSTPDNPEIKNYLMGFEMIINQIDQALTNAGVTMVVVKPGDDFNPEVHSAIEQVKSEEFKSGKIAIVVSNGYKLHDRVIKHAAVKVAE, encoded by the coding sequence ATGGAAAAAGAAAAAATGAAATCAATTTTAGATTTATTTGAAAATATTAAAAAAGAATTAAAAATAGATTCAAAAGAAAACAAAGATCAAAAAAACAATAAAGATCACAAAGAACAAAAAAATCCTCATGAAAATAAGGACAGTAAAGAAAATAAGGATAAAAATCACGATAAAGAAAATAAAGTTGAAGAACTTACTAATATTGAAAAATTAGAATTAGAGTTTGTCGCTTTAAATGAGCAAATTGCAAAACTTGAAGAAGCAAGATTAATTGCAGTTGCAGATAATCAAAATACAGTTAGAAGATTCCAAAATGAAAGTGCTTTGGTTAGAAAATATGGTGGAGAAAAATTAGCCTCTGAGTTAATTCCAGCAATAGATATGTTTAGAGGAGTTTTAAAATCAACTCCTGATAATCCCGAAATTAAAAATTATTTAATGGGATTTGAAATGATTATTAATCAAATTGATCAAGCATTAACTAATGCTGGGGTGACAATGGTTGTTGTAAAACCAGGAGATGATTTCAATCCAGAAGTGCATTCTGCAATTGAACAAGTAAAAAGTGAAGAGTTTAAATCAGGAAAAATAGCAATTGTTGTTTCAAATGGTTATAAACTACATGATAGAGTTATTAAACATGCAGCTGTAAAAGTTGCAGAGTAA
- the dnaK gene encoding molecular chaperone DnaK — protein MAKERIIGIDLGTTNSCVAIMEGGQPMVLENPEGQRTTPSVVAFKNSDIIIGGAAKRQAVTNPNTAISIKRDMGTNKKRNLEGKDYSPEQISAEILRYLKKYAEDKIGTKVTKAVITVPAYFNDAQRKATKDAGKIAGLDVERIINEPTAAALAYGIDKQDKEMKVLVYDLGGGTFDVSLLELAEGTYDVLSTSGDNELGGDDFDQKIMDWIGQEIKKEHNIDLSKDKMALQRFKDEAEKAKINLSSQVETEINLPFIAMNENGPVNFSTKLSRAEFQKMSKDLVERTRKPVEDALKEAKLKATDIDQVLLVGGSTRIPAVQELVKSLLGKEPNRTINPDEVVAMGAAIQGGVLAGDVTDVLLLDVTPLTLGIETMGGVMTPLIQRNTTIPTEKSQVFSTAVDNQPAVDINVLQGERPMAADNKSLGQFQLTGIKPAPKGTPQIEVTFKIDVNGIVSVTAKDKATNEEKTITISNSGSLSDAEIERMVKEAEENQESDNKKRKNIELKNKAESYLNIIESSMSETGDQVNEEQKKQSEEMAKEIRELITKEDYEALEKKMNELEQAMKMASEMAAQQAQAGATEKPKEDIEDKKDKKDKKDKNKDEESK, from the coding sequence ATGGCAAAAGAAAGAATTATAGGAATAGACTTAGGTACAACAAATTCATGTGTAGCTATTATGGAGGGTGGACAACCAATGGTGCTTGAAAACCCTGAAGGTCAAAGAACAACACCATCTGTGGTAGCATTTAAAAATAGTGACATTATTATTGGAGGGGCTGCCAAAAGACAAGCAGTAACAAATCCAAATACAGCAATATCAATTAAACGTGATATGGGAACAAATAAAAAAAGAAATTTAGAAGGTAAAGATTATTCACCAGAACAAATTTCTGCTGAAATTTTAAGATATTTAAAAAAATATGCTGAAGATAAAATTGGTACAAAAGTAACAAAAGCTGTTATTACAGTACCAGCTTATTTCAATGATGCTCAAAGAAAAGCAACAAAAGATGCAGGTAAAATAGCAGGTTTAGATGTTGAAAGAATTATTAACGAACCAACTGCAGCTGCTTTAGCATATGGAATTGATAAACAAGATAAAGAAATGAAAGTTTTAGTTTATGACTTGGGTGGTGGAACATTTGACGTTTCATTGTTAGAATTAGCAGAAGGAACATATGATGTTTTATCAACTTCAGGAGATAATGAATTGGGTGGAGATGACTTTGACCAAAAAATTATGGATTGAATTGGACAAGAAATTAAAAAAGAACATAATATTGATTTATCTAAAGACAAAATGGCTTTACAAAGATTTAAAGATGAAGCTGAAAAAGCAAAAATTAACTTATCAAGTCAAGTTGAAACAGAAATTAATCTACCATTTATTGCTATGAATGAAAATGGTCCAGTTAACTTTTCAACAAAATTATCAAGAGCAGAATTCCAAAAAATGTCAAAAGATTTAGTTGAAAGAACAAGAAAACCAGTTGAGGACGCTTTAAAAGAAGCAAAATTGAAAGCCACTGATATTGATCAAGTTCTTTTAGTTGGTGGTTCAACAAGAATACCAGCAGTTCAAGAATTAGTTAAATCATTACTTGGAAAAGAACCAAATAGAACTATTAACCCAGATGAAGTTGTTGCTATGGGAGCAGCAATTCAAGGTGGAGTTTTAGCTGGTGATGTAACAGATGTTCTATTATTAGACGTTACACCTTTAACATTAGGGATTGAAACAATGGGTGGAGTTATGACACCTTTAATTCAAAGAAATACAACAATTCCTACTGAAAAATCACAAGTTTTCTCAACAGCAGTTGATAACCAACCAGCAGTTGATATTAATGTATTACAAGGTGAAAGACCAATGGCAGCAGATAATAAATCATTAGGACAATTCCAATTAACAGGAATTAAGCCAGCTCCAAAAGGAACACCTCAAATTGAAGTTACATTTAAAATTGATGTAAATGGAATTGTTTCTGTAACTGCAAAAGATAAAGCTACAAATGAAGAAAAAACAATTACAATTTCAAATTCAGGAAGTTTATCTGATGCTGAAATTGAAAGAATGGTTAAAGAAGCAGAAGAAAATCAGGAATCAGATAATAAAAAACGTAAAAATATCGAACTAAAAAATAAAGCTGAAAGTTACTTGAATATAATTGAATCTTCAATGAGCGAAACAGGTGATCAAGTAAATGAAGAGCAAAAAAAACAATCAGAAGAAATGGCAAAAGAAATTCGTGAATTAATTACTAAAGAAGATTATGAAGCTTTAGAGAAAAAAATGAATGAATTAGAACAAGCTATGAAGATGGCTTCTGAAATGGCAGCTCAACAAGCTCAAGCTGGAGCAACTGAAAAACCTAAAGAAGACATTGAAGATAAAAAAGACAAAAAAGATAAAAAAGACAAAAATAAAGATGAAGAATCTAAATAA
- a CDS encoding DnaJ C-terminal domain-containing protein, giving the protein MAKRDYYEILGIAKSSSEDDIKKAYRKLAKKYHPDICKEPDAEEKFKEATEAAEVLLDANKRQAYDQFGHEGLSGMGSGFGGGFGQGFGDFFSNMGGAGDFFSDIFSNFFGGRGGSSSRGRSSSRGKDVVISVSLTLKELLFGVDKEVKLDLISKCDDCDGVGAKSKSDIVDCEVCNGHGVVTVLQDMGIAKFQTQQACPKCKGNGKENKNPCKTCRGNATVLKKETVSMPIPRGLVPDQQIVLRNAGNYSPSGGERGHLYADIHLSGSKNLRIVNDFDIKFRFDISYLDAILANEIPIRTLDGNINIKIPKGIKNGEIITVKNYGLYKGVKSSHRGNLLLEVNLVIPKDIEKIEREKLQSILDSTDFKVKNNLEE; this is encoded by the coding sequence ATGGCTAAAAGAGATTACTATGAAATTTTGGGTATTGCAAAATCTTCATCTGAAGACGATATCAAAAAGGCATATCGTAAATTAGCTAAAAAATACCACCCAGATATTTGTAAAGAACCAGATGCAGAAGAAAAGTTTAAAGAAGCTACAGAGGCAGCTGAAGTATTATTAGATGCAAATAAACGTCAAGCTTATGATCAATTTGGTCACGAAGGACTAAGTGGAATGGGTTCTGGTTTTGGTGGTGGATTTGGACAAGGATTTGGTGACTTCTTCTCAAATATGGGAGGAGCTGGCGATTTTTTCTCAGACATATTTTCAAATTTTTTTGGAGGTAGAGGTGGTTCTTCTTCAAGAGGCAGATCTTCTTCAAGGGGAAAAGATGTTGTAATAAGTGTAAGTTTAACTCTAAAAGAATTACTATTTGGTGTAGATAAAGAAGTTAAGTTAGATTTAATTTCGAAATGTGATGATTGTGATGGAGTTGGAGCAAAATCAAAATCTGATATAGTTGATTGTGAAGTATGTAATGGTCATGGTGTAGTTACTGTGCTTCAAGATATGGGTATTGCTAAATTTCAAACACAACAAGCGTGTCCAAAATGTAAAGGTAATGGAAAAGAAAATAAAAACCCATGTAAAACTTGTAGAGGAAATGCAACAGTTCTTAAAAAAGAAACAGTTTCAATGCCAATACCAAGAGGTTTAGTTCCAGACCAACAAATTGTTTTAAGAAATGCAGGGAATTATTCTCCATCTGGTGGAGAACGTGGTCATTTATATGCAGATATTCATTTAAGTGGTTCTAAAAATTTAAGAATAGTAAATGATTTTGACATTAAGTTTAGATTTGATATTAGTTATCTAGATGCTATCCTTGCAAATGAAATTCCCATTAGAACACTTGATGGCAATATTAATATAAAAATACCAAAAGGTATTAAAAATGGTGAAATTATTACTGTTAAAAATTATGGATTATACAAAGGTGTTAAATCATCTCATAGAGGTAATTTATTATTAGAAGTTAATCTTGTAATTCCAAAAGATATTGAAAAAATTGAGAGAGAAAAATTACAAAGTATCTTAGATTCAACAGATTTTAAAGTAAAAAACAATTTAGAAGAATAA